A genomic region of Saccopteryx bilineata isolate mSacBil1 chromosome 1, mSacBil1_pri_phased_curated, whole genome shotgun sequence contains the following coding sequences:
- the LOC136318465 gene encoding E3 ubiquitin-protein ligase TRIM34-like → MASGILVNIKEEVTCPICLDLLKEPLILDCGHNFCQTCITANNKDSVNGQEEGGSCPVCRISYHPGSLRPNRHMANIVEMLREVKLSPENEQKRDLCVRHGEKLLLFCKEDGKFICWLCERSQEHRDHHTFLLEEVAQEYKEKIQAALDKLRTEQQNAEKLEADVREEKTSWKHHMQSENQRVHKCFQKFRGVLDKEEQIELQKLEKEEEEIFCDLDQDESELVQQSQLVRDLISDLEHRLQGSTVEMLQDVNGIMERSNTFTLKKPKPFKKKERIVFQVPDLGVVLEELNGLTDMRKYWVYVTLCHLINSENVTISEDQREARHMSTSNTNYIYQKNSNNDYAVLGSPIVASGKHYWEVDVSQKSAWVLGVYCGNIPKLYPISFAAIAKRKYSLFYNKYKPENGFWVIGLENQCQYKAFENESSSCPWKRTLSLPVRPCHVGVFIDCEAGTVSFLNVTNQGNLIYKFSSCSFSQKMYPFFNLMTCPGPMTLC, encoded by the exons ATGGCTTCAGGAATCCTGGTGAACATAAAGGAGGAGGTCACCTGCCCCATATGCCTGGATCTCCTGAAAGAACCTCTGATCCTGGACTGTGGGCACAACTTCTGTCAAACCTGCATCACTGCAAACAACAAGGACTCTGTGAATGGGCAGGAAGAAGGGGGCAGCTGCCCTGTGTGCCGAATCAGTTACCACCCTGGGAGCCTGCGGCCTAATCGGCATATGGCCAACATAGTGGAGATGCTCAGGGAGGTCAAGCTGAGCccagaaaatgagcaaaagagagATCTCTGTGTGCGCCATGGAGAGAAACTCTTGCTCTTCTGTAAAGAGGATGGAAAGTTCATTTGCTGGCTTTGTGAGCGGTCTCAAGAACACCGTGATCACCACACATTCCTCTTGGAGGAGGTGGCCCAGGAGTACAAG GAGAAGATCCAGGCAGCTCTGGACAAGCTGAGGACAGAGCAGCAGAATGCTGAGAAGTTAGAAGCTGACGTCAGAGAGGAGAAAACTTCCTGGAAG CATCACATGCAAAGTGAGAACCAGCGTGTTCATAAGTGTTTTCAAAAATTTAGAGGAGTTCTGGACAAAGAAGAGCAGATTGAGTTGCAAAAgttggagaaggaggaggaagagattttCTGTGACCTGGACCAGGATGAGAGTGAGCTGGTCCAGCAGAGCCAGTTGGTGAGAGATCTCATCTCAGATCTGGAGCATCGGTTGCAGGGGTCAACAGTGGAGATGCTGCAG GATGTAAATGGCATCATGGAAAG gaGTAACACCTTCACTCTGAAGAAGCcaaaaccttttaaaaagaaagaaaggatagtGTTCCAAGTTCCTGACCTGGGAGTGGTGCTGGAAGAGTTGAATG GGCTGACTGATATGCGCAAATACTGGG tttaCGTGACCCTGTGTCATCTAATAAATAGTGAAAATGTTACCATTTCTGAGGATCAGAGAGAAGCAAGACATATGTCAACATCGAATACTAATTATATTTATcagaaaaatagtaataatgattATGCTGTACTTGGCTCACCGATCGTCGCATCAGGAAAACATTATTGGGAGGTAGATGTGTCACAGAAAAGTGCCTGGGTCTTGGGGGTATATTGTGGAAATATCCCTAAATTATACCCTATATCGTTTGCTGCTATAGCAaagaggaaatattcacttttttacaataaatataaacCTGAAAATGGGTTTTGGGTTATAGGGTTAGAGAATCAATGTCAATATAAAGCTTTTGAAAATGAATCCAGCAGTTGTCCCTGGAAAAGAACTCTTTCCTTGCCTGTTCGCCCCTGTCATGTTGGCGTTTTCATAGACTGTGAGGCGGGCACTGTATCATTTTTGAATGTCACAAACCAGGGAAATCTCATCTATAAATTCTCCTCATGTTCATTTTCTCAGAAAATGTATCCATTTTTCAATCTTATGACATGTCCTGGTCCTATGACACTGTGTTAG